The Gymnodinialimonas sp. 57CJ19 genome includes a window with the following:
- the hutG gene encoding N-formylglutamate deformylase, with product MTPVTVTRGDGPIVLGLPHTGTFVPEDVAARLNDNGRKLADTDWHIDRLYDGLLEGATTVRANFHRYVIDANRDPSGESLYPGQNTTTLVPLTDFDGLDIWEKAPTAEEVEARRSAFHAPYHAALEAELTRVRDLHGVAILYDCHSIRSRIPFLFDGTLPDFNTGTNMGTTCAPEIEAATTAICAASPYSDIVNGRFKGGWTTRHYGRPEDHIHAIQMELAQSTYLTEEAAPWQYDDAKAAKLRPYLTEILSTLADLAPTLGGSR from the coding sequence ATGACGCCCGTGACCGTCACCCGTGGCGATGGCCCAATCGTTCTGGGCCTGCCCCATACCGGCACCTTTGTGCCTGAAGATGTGGCGGCGCGGCTGAACGACAATGGCCGCAAGCTGGCCGATACGGACTGGCACATCGACCGCCTTTACGACGGGTTGCTGGAGGGCGCGACCACCGTGCGCGCCAATTTCCACCGTTACGTGATCGACGCCAACCGTGACCCTTCGGGCGAAAGCCTCTACCCCGGCCAGAACACCACGACGCTGGTGCCGTTGACGGATTTCGACGGCTTGGACATCTGGGAGAAAGCCCCCACGGCGGAGGAGGTCGAGGCCCGTCGCAGTGCCTTCCACGCCCCCTATCACGCCGCGTTAGAGGCGGAACTGACCCGCGTGCGCGATCTGCACGGCGTGGCGATCCTTTACGATTGCCACTCGATCCGGTCGCGGATTCCGTTCCTGTTTGACGGCACCCTGCCCGACTTCAACACCGGCACCAATATGGGCACCACCTGTGCCCCCGAGATCGAGGCCGCCACCACCGCGATCTGCGCCGCCTCCCCTTACTCGGACATCGTAAATGGCCGCTTCAAGGGCGGCTGGACCACGCGCCACTACGGGCGGCCCGAGGATCATATCCACGCCATCCAGATGGAGTTGGCGCAATCCACCTACCTGACGGAGGAAGCCGCGCCTTGGCAGTATGATGATGCCAAAGCCGCGAAACTCCGCCCCTATCTTACTGAAATCCTGTCTACATTGGCCGATCTGGCCCCGACCCTTGGAGGCTCTCGATGA
- the hutH gene encoding histidine ammonia-lyase: protein MTITLTPGAATLAQLHDIWAEGHPVVLDPSSHAGIKAAQALVTKAANGEEAVYGVNTGFGKLASVKIAAKDVATLQRNLILSHCCGVGEALDEATTRLMMVLKLLSLGRGASGVAMTTVEIIQEMLVQGVTPVIPSQGSVGASGDLAPLAHMAAAMIGEGEATVDGVRMPAADALAKVGITPIVLGAKEGLALINGTQFSTACALVGLWGAWRNAATCVLTCALSTDAIMGSTAPLQDAIHTLRGHAGQIAVARAQRALMEGSVIRESHRDGDTRVQDPYCIRCQPQVTGAAMDLLHFAGRTLEVEANAVTDNPLVLVEDDLIVSGGNFHAEPVGFAADQIAVAVSELGAIAQRRVALMVDPTLSFDLPPFLTPDPGLNSGLMIAEVTTAALMSENKHLANPCTTDSTPTSANQEDHVSMAAHAARRLDRMNRNLNVILGVEAMCGAQGIEFRAPLETSPALKSAINVLRKKVPTIAEDRYMAPSIETASTLVRDGTLAASVELPGFVKGHAQ from the coding sequence ATGACCATCACACTTACACCCGGCGCGGCGACACTGGCCCAGTTGCACGACATCTGGGCCGAAGGGCATCCGGTGGTGCTTGACCCGTCCTCCCATGCCGGGATCAAGGCCGCGCAAGCACTGGTCACCAAGGCCGCCAACGGGGAAGAGGCCGTCTATGGCGTCAACACGGGCTTTGGCAAACTGGCCTCGGTCAAGATCGCCGCAAAGGACGTGGCCACCCTGCAACGCAACCTGATCCTGTCGCACTGCTGCGGCGTGGGAGAGGCGTTGGACGAGGCGACAACCCGCCTGATGATGGTGCTCAAGCTGCTGTCACTGGGGCGCGGCGCGTCCGGCGTGGCGATGACCACGGTAGAGATCATTCAGGAAATGCTGGTGCAGGGTGTGACGCCGGTGATCCCCTCCCAGGGGTCCGTCGGGGCGTCGGGCGATCTGGCACCGCTGGCCCATATGGCGGCGGCGATGATTGGGGAAGGCGAGGCGACGGTAGACGGCGTCCGAATGCCAGCCGCAGACGCTTTGGCCAAAGTCGGGATCACGCCCATTGTGTTGGGCGCGAAAGAGGGCCTGGCCCTGATCAACGGCACGCAGTTTTCCACCGCTTGTGCGCTGGTGGGCCTGTGGGGGGCGTGGCGTAACGCGGCGACCTGCGTGCTGACCTGTGCCCTGTCGACCGATGCGATCATGGGGTCCACCGCGCCCCTGCAAGACGCGATCCACACCCTGCGCGGCCACGCGGGCCAGATCGCCGTCGCCCGGGCGCAGCGCGCGTTGATGGAGGGTTCTGTCATCCGCGAAAGCCACCGCGATGGCGACACCCGCGTGCAGGATCCCTATTGCATCCGCTGCCAGCCCCAAGTGACCGGTGCGGCGATGGACCTGTTGCACTTCGCGGGCCGCACGCTGGAGGTGGAGGCCAACGCCGTTACCGACAATCCGCTGGTTCTTGTAGAAGATGATCTGATCGTGTCGGGCGGCAACTTCCACGCCGAACCCGTCGGTTTCGCCGCCGACCAGATCGCTGTTGCGGTGTCGGAACTTGGCGCGATTGCCCAGCGCCGGGTCGCGCTGATGGTGGACCCGACGCTGAGCTTTGACCTGCCGCCCTTCCTGACGCCTGATCCCGGCCTCAACTCGGGCCTGATGATCGCCGAAGTCACAACGGCGGCTTTGATGAGCGAGAACAAGCATCTCGCCAATCCCTGCACCACCGACAGCACGCCGACCTCTGCCAACCAGGAGGACCACGTGAGCATGGCCGCCCACGCCGCCCGGCGGTTGGATCGGATGAACCGCAACCTCAATGTGATCCTCGGGGTCGAGGCGATGTGCGGCGCCCAAGGGATCGAGTTCCGCGCCCCACTGGAAACAAGCCCCGCCTTGAAATCCGCGATCAACGTGTTGCGCAAAAAGGTCCCGACCATCGCGGAAGACCGCTACATGGCGCCCTCCATCGAGACCGCGAGCACCTTGGTCCGCGACGGGACACTGGCGGCCTCGGTCGAACTGCCGGGCTTCGTGAAGGGCCACGCGCAATGA
- the hutI gene encoding imidazolonepropionase gives MLLTNAHVVTLQTDADYGLIADGAIAMDGDRIAWVGSAAQVPAAYRDGPQTDLGGRLVTPALIDCHTHVVFGGNRATEFELRLNGASYEAVARAGGGIISTVTATRAASEDALLADALKRVDALIAEGVTLIEVKSGYGLTQEAELKMLRVARRIAQERPIEVRTSFLGAHAVPPEFTGQPDAYIDEICLPTLRAAHGEGLVDAVDGFCEGIAFDTAQIARVFDVAVELGLPVKLHAEQLSNIGGTPLAAQYAALSADHLEYATDADAAALAASGTVAVVLPGAFYTLRETQAPPIQSFRDHGVSMALATDCNPGSSPLASPLLAMNMACTLFRMTPLEALLGLTVHAARALGEADRGRITAGACADLCVWDAHHPSELAYRIGFNPLHSRIFRGSL, from the coding sequence ATGCTTTTGACAAACGCCCATGTCGTGACCCTACAAACCGATGCCGATTACGGCCTGATTGCCGATGGCGCGATTGCCATGGACGGCGACCGGATTGCTTGGGTTGGTTCCGCCGCACAGGTGCCTGCCGCCTACCGCGACGGGCCGCAAACGGACCTCGGCGGGCGGCTCGTGACCCCTGCGTTGATCGACTGCCACACCCATGTGGTGTTTGGCGGCAACCGCGCGACAGAGTTCGAACTTCGCCTCAATGGTGCCAGTTACGAGGCCGTGGCCCGCGCCGGGGGCGGCATCATCTCTACCGTTACCGCAACACGCGCGGCGTCCGAGGATGCGTTGCTGGCCGACGCCCTCAAGCGGGTAGATGCGCTGATTGCAGAAGGTGTGACGCTGATCGAGGTGAAATCCGGCTACGGGCTGACCCAGGAGGCCGAGCTGAAGATGCTTCGCGTCGCCCGCCGGATCGCTCAGGAACGCCCCATCGAGGTCCGCACCAGCTTCCTTGGCGCCCACGCCGTGCCGCCCGAATTCACCGGCCAGCCCGACGCCTATATTGACGAAATTTGCCTTCCCACCCTGCGCGCCGCCCATGGCGAAGGGCTTGTGGATGCCGTGGATGGTTTCTGCGAAGGCATCGCGTTTGACACGGCGCAAATCGCACGGGTCTTCGACGTGGCGGTGGAACTGGGCCTTCCCGTGAAACTTCACGCCGAGCAGTTGTCCAACATTGGCGGCACGCCGTTGGCTGCGCAGTACGCGGCGCTCAGCGCCGATCACTTGGAATACGCAACCGACGCGGACGCGGCAGCTTTGGCCGCATCGGGCACCGTCGCTGTTGTTCTGCCCGGCGCGTTCTACACCCTGCGCGAAACGCAGGCCCCACCGATCCAATCTTTCCGCGACCACGGCGTGTCGATGGCGCTGGCGACCGATTGCAACCCCGGCTCGTCCCCGCTTGCGTCACCGCTTTTGGCCATGAACATGGCCTGCACCCTGTTCCGCATGACCCCACTAGAGGCGCTTTTGGGCCTGACCGTCCATGCCGCCCGCGCGTTGGGAGAGGCGGATCGAGGCCGGATCACGGCGGGCGCTTGCGCCGATCTGTGCGTCTGGGACGCGCACCACCCGTCCGAGCTGGCTTACCGCATCGGGTTTAACCCGCTTCATTCTCGTATTTTCAGGGGGTCGCTATGA
- a CDS encoding formimidoylglutamate deiminase — MQTIWAETALLSSGWASDVRVDVDDAGRISAIETGVPATGQRVPMLLPAPVNVHSHAFQRAMAGLTEKRGPDPRDSFWTWRQLMFRFLDRLTPDHIEAITAFVQMEMLEAGYACNAEFHYLHHQPGGAAYDTLAETAHRVIAASEQTGIGLCLLPVLYQFGGCDGRDLGPGQIRFGNDLERYTALREDAGRLLNAPDANLGASPHSLRAVGREDLAQVAQLFPQGPIHMHLAEQRAEVTEVEAAWGARPVEWALQNMEIDSRWCMIHCTQMTSEETEALARSQAVAGLCPITESSLGDGIFDGIRWANAGGAMAVGSDSNIRIALAEELRTLDYSQRLRDGSRAAFASADKSTGRRLFDAVLEGGAQATQRQAGKLEVGAWADMLTLDTGSEHLWGRKDDTALDAWIFAGDDRLVRDVWSAGRHMVTGGQHRRRPEIVAAYKQTIDALKAAL; from the coding sequence ATGCAGACGATCTGGGCTGAAACGGCGCTATTATCCTCGGGGTGGGCGTCAGATGTGCGGGTGGATGTGGACGATGCGGGCCGCATCAGCGCCATCGAGACCGGCGTTCCGGCAACGGGCCAGCGGGTGCCGATGCTGTTGCCTGCCCCTGTGAACGTCCACAGCCATGCCTTCCAGCGCGCCATGGCCGGGCTGACAGAGAAACGCGGCCCGGATCCCCGTGATAGCTTCTGGACGTGGCGGCAGCTGATGTTCCGCTTCCTCGACCGTCTGACGCCCGACCACATCGAGGCGATTACCGCGTTCGTGCAGATGGAGATGCTGGAGGCGGGTTATGCCTGCAACGCAGAATTCCATTATCTGCATCACCAGCCGGGCGGGGCCGCCTATGACACGTTGGCAGAGACCGCGCACCGGGTGATTGCCGCGTCCGAGCAGACCGGAATTGGGCTGTGCCTGCTGCCTGTCCTTTACCAATTCGGCGGCTGTGACGGGCGCGACTTGGGGCCGGGGCAAATCCGGTTCGGCAACGATCTGGAACGGTATACGGCGTTGCGCGAGGACGCGGGGCGGCTGTTGAACGCGCCGGACGCAAACCTTGGGGCGTCGCCCCATTCCCTGCGGGCTGTGGGCCGGGAAGACCTGGCACAAGTCGCGCAGTTGTTTCCGCAAGGGCCGATCCACATGCATCTGGCCGAGCAGCGGGCGGAAGTGACGGAGGTTGAGGCCGCCTGGGGTGCGCGTCCGGTGGAGTGGGCGTTGCAGAACATGGAGATCGACAGCCGGTGGTGCATGATCCATTGCACTCAGATGACGTCGGAGGAAACCGAAGCCCTGGCCCGCTCACAAGCTGTGGCGGGCCTTTGCCCGATCACCGAAAGCAGCCTTGGGGACGGCATTTTCGACGGCATCCGGTGGGCCAACGCCGGCGGGGCGATGGCGGTGGGGTCAGACAGCAACATCCGCATCGCCTTGGCAGAGGAACTGCGCACGCTGGATTATTCGCAACGGCTGCGCGATGGCTCTCGGGCGGCGTTTGCCAGTGCCGACAAGTCCACCGGGCGGCGGTTGTTTGATGCGGTGCTGGAGGGCGGCGCACAGGCCACGCAACGCCAAGCGGGCAAGTTGGAGGTGGGCGCTTGGGCCGACATGCTGACGCTCGACACAGGGTCCGAGCATCTGTGGGGGCGCAAGGACGACACCGCGCTGGACGCGTGGATTTTTGCGGGCGATGACAGGCTGGTGCGCGATGTTTGGTCTGCGGGCCGTCACATGGTAACAGGCGGACAGCACCGCCGCCGCCCAGAGATTGTGGCCGCCTACAAGCAGACGATTGACGCCTTGAAAGCCGCTCTATGA
- a CDS encoding GntR family transcriptional regulator → MNSPSFRNWQSVQDEALRRIHSREWAPGELIPNEADLAAEFGCARSTVNRALRALAETGILDRRRKAGTRVAAHPAARATLTIPVLRHEIEDRGDVYGYQLAYRTLQVPPISASAAMGTSATQQLLHVRALHLASGTPYAMEDRWINPEVAPEALDQDFREISANEWLLHHVPYTHGDIAFSAVAAPDDVAEALLCAAGEAVFAMDRVTWDGATSVTKVRLLFAPGYQMRTAL, encoded by the coding sequence ATGAACAGCCCTTCGTTCCGAAACTGGCAAAGCGTGCAGGACGAGGCGTTGCGCCGGATTCACTCCCGTGAATGGGCCCCGGGGGAGTTGATCCCGAACGAGGCCGATCTGGCCGCAGAGTTCGGCTGTGCTAGGTCCACCGTGAACCGGGCGCTGAGAGCGTTGGCGGAAACGGGCATTCTGGACCGCAGGCGCAAGGCGGGCACACGGGTGGCAGCGCACCCTGCGGCACGGGCCACTCTGACGATCCCCGTGTTGCGCCACGAGATTGAGGATCGAGGAGATGTCTACGGCTATCAACTGGCCTACCGGACGCTGCAAGTGCCGCCGATCAGCGCCAGCGCCGCCATGGGCACGTCTGCGACGCAACAATTGTTGCATGTGCGCGCCCTGCATCTGGCCAGTGGAACGCCCTATGCGATGGAAGATCGGTGGATCAACCCCGAGGTGGCCCCCGAGGCGCTGGATCAGGATTTCAGGGAGATCAGCGCCAACGAATGGCTGCTGCATCATGTGCCCTACACCCACGGCGACATCGCCTTTTCCGCCGTGGCCGCCCCCGATGACGTGGCCGAAGCCCTGTTGTGTGCGGCGGGAGAGGCGGTCTTTGCCATGGACCGGGTGACATGGGACGGCGCCACGTCGGTCACCAAGGTCCGGTTGCTGTTCGCGCCCGGCTACCAGATGCGCACGGCGTTATAG
- the nagB gene encoding glucosamine-6-phosphate deaminase, producing the protein MKILIVPTKEAAIVRAADIVAAEVAAKPDAVLGLATGGTMVPLYEELAQRHRAGNFSMAGVTSFNLDEYVGLAPDHPGSYHHYMAEALFDLTDMRKDHAHLPRGDVADPKAEALAYEARIAKAGGVDLQLLGIGQNGHIGFNEPTSSLGSRTRIKTLTDSTLRANRPYFDSDDAVPKYAITMGIASILEARTCLLLGLGEAKADAAAAMIEGPMSAMCPASALQMHPQTTVILDEAAASKLQLTDYYHHVHPGGQESEYS; encoded by the coding sequence ATGAAGATCTTGATCGTCCCGACCAAAGAGGCCGCGATTGTACGGGCAGCGGATATCGTGGCGGCGGAAGTTGCCGCCAAGCCTGATGCGGTTCTGGGCCTTGCGACCGGGGGCACGATGGTGCCGCTTTACGAGGAATTGGCGCAGCGGCACCGGGCGGGCAATTTCTCGATGGCGGGGGTAACCTCGTTCAACCTGGATGAATATGTGGGCCTCGCCCCCGATCATCCCGGATCGTATCACCACTACATGGCCGAGGCGTTGTTTGACCTGACGGACATGCGCAAGGATCACGCGCATCTTCCCCGCGGCGATGTCGCCGACCCCAAGGCGGAAGCGCTGGCCTATGAGGCGCGGATTGCCAAGGCGGGCGGCGTTGATCTGCAGCTTCTAGGGATCGGGCAGAACGGCCATATCGGCTTCAATGAACCCACGTCGAGCCTTGGGTCGCGCACAAGGATCAAGACGCTGACCGACAGCACCCTGCGTGCCAACCGCCCCTATTTTGACAGTGACGACGCGGTGCCGAAATATGCGATCACGATGGGTATCGCCTCGATTCTGGAGGCCCGCACTTGCCTGTTATTGGGATTGGGAGAGGCCAAGGCGGACGCCGCCGCGGCGATGATCGAGGGACCGATGAGCGCCATGTGCCCGGCTTCGGCCCTGCAAATGCACCCGCAAACCACGGTGATCCTGGACGAGGCCGCCGCCAGCAAGTTGCAATTGACCGACTATTACCACCACGTTCATCCCGGAGGGCAAGAGAGTGAATACTCCTGA
- the nagA gene encoding N-acetylglucosamine-6-phosphate deacetylase, whose amino-acid sequence MNTPDRIFARRLFVGGGAEPLSNQMIEVEGGRVTAVRGADAPGDAPAFDIVAPGFLDLQINGAADVQFNFDPTPEATGKIAEGARVGGTAHILPTFITAPGQDYRQAIAAVGDALAAKVPGVLGLHLEGPFLSPERPGIHPAEAIRPMAEEDIKAVEDAVKLGPVLLTIAPECQDAGVIARLAKAGVLVFAGHSAATADQIEAAEAEGLQGATHLFNAMSQLTGREPGVAGAVMFSGKLFAGIIADGHHVDWRNIALAAREMPGRLFLVTDAMLTLAGTAQGFDLLGKAITLQGDRLTDVTGRLAGAHVDMVTCVRNMAAHGGVTLAQALHMASGIPAASLRLQDELGRVEAGFRASLTCMDDALEVQAVMVDGEIFTQG is encoded by the coding sequence GTGAATACTCCTGACCGGATCTTCGCGCGACGTCTGTTTGTGGGCGGCGGCGCAGAGCCGCTGAGCAATCAGATGATCGAGGTGGAAGGCGGCCGTGTGACAGCGGTGCGCGGGGCTGACGCGCCGGGCGATGCGCCCGCCTTTGATATCGTCGCGCCCGGTTTCCTTGATCTTCAGATCAACGGCGCGGCGGATGTGCAGTTCAACTTTGACCCGACCCCTGAGGCCACCGGGAAGATCGCCGAAGGCGCGAGGGTCGGCGGCACGGCGCATATTCTGCCGACGTTCATCACCGCCCCCGGCCAGGATTACCGCCAAGCGATTGCAGCGGTGGGCGACGCCTTGGCGGCCAAGGTGCCGGGTGTTTTGGGCCTGCATCTGGAAGGTCCGTTCCTGTCGCCTGAACGTCCCGGCATTCACCCGGCCGAGGCCATACGTCCGATGGCAGAGGAAGACATCAAGGCGGTGGAAGACGCCGTGAAACTCGGCCCCGTGCTGCTGACCATCGCGCCCGAGTGCCAGGACGCGGGCGTGATCGCGCGGTTGGCGAAAGCGGGCGTGCTTGTCTTCGCGGGCCATTCCGCCGCCACCGCCGACCAGATCGAGGCGGCCGAGGCCGAGGGCCTGCAAGGGGCGACGCATCTGTTCAACGCCATGAGCCAGCTCACCGGGCGGGAGCCGGGGGTTGCGGGGGCCGTCATGTTCTCGGGCAAGTTATTCGCCGGGATCATCGCCGACGGCCATCACGTGGACTGGCGCAACATTGCGCTTGCGGCGCGCGAAATGCCGGGGCGTCTCTTCCTTGTGACCGACGCGATGCTGACGCTGGCAGGCACGGCGCAGGGGTTCGATCTGTTGGGCAAGGCGATCACCTTGCAGGGCGACCGATTGACTGATGTGACCGGGCGGTTGGCGGGGGCCCACGTGGATATGGTAACCTGCGTGCGCAACATGGCGGCCCATGGCGGTGTCACCTTGGCGCAAGCGTTGCACATGGCCAGCGGTATCCCGGCGGCCTCGCTACGGTTGCAAGATGAGCTGGGCCGGGTGGAGGCGGGGTTTCGCGCCTCTCTCACGTGCATGGACGACGCGCTAGAGGTGCAGGCCGTGATGGTCGACGGAGAGATTTTCACCCAAGGGTGA
- the rocF gene encoding arginase, whose product MNEQTCILIGAGMDCGKRRRGCVMGPDAYRTAGLAQTLAELGWTSEDRGNLPGPVWVDDAPKGELHALAETIEWTRLLADAAEAAMADGFPIFMGGDHALSLGTVAGVAAHAAKQDRPLFVLWLDAHPDINTPQTTASGNLHGTPIAYVTGQDGFEGFPPLKAPVPPENVCFIGLRSVDAPERAFITESGMTAIDMRQIDESGIAAPLQDFLAKVEAAGGVLHVSLDVDFLDPSIAPAVGTTVPGGATFREAHLVMEMLHDSGLVTSLDLVELNPFLDDRGRTANLMVDLVASLFGRRVFDRRTHSRA is encoded by the coding sequence ATGAACGAGCAGACTTGCATCCTGATTGGCGCCGGAATGGATTGCGGCAAGCGCCGCCGGGGCTGTGTCATGGGGCCGGATGCCTACCGCACGGCAGGCTTGGCGCAAACGCTGGCGGAACTGGGCTGGACGTCCGAGGATCGGGGCAACCTTCCCGGTCCTGTCTGGGTCGACGATGCCCCAAAGGGCGAGCTTCACGCCTTGGCGGAAACCATCGAATGGACGCGCCTTCTGGCCGATGCGGCAGAGGCCGCAATGGCCGACGGCTTCCCGATCTTCATGGGGGGCGATCACGCGCTATCGCTGGGCACCGTGGCGGGCGTTGCAGCCCATGCCGCCAAGCAAGATCGCCCCTTGTTCGTGCTGTGGCTGGACGCGCACCCCGATATCAACACGCCGCAAACCACCGCCTCGGGCAACCTGCACGGCACGCCGATTGCCTATGTCACGGGCCAGGACGGCTTCGAGGGGTTCCCGCCCCTGAAAGCCCCGGTGCCGCCGGAAAACGTCTGTTTCATCGGGCTGCGGTCCGTTGATGCGCCGGAACGTGCGTTCATCACCGAAAGCGGCATGACCGCCATCGACATGCGCCAGATTGACGAAAGCGGGATCGCGGCCCCGTTGCAGGACTTCCTTGCCAAGGTAGAGGCGGCGGGGGGCGTGCTTCATGTCTCCCTCGATGTGGATTTCCTCGATCCCTCGATCGCGCCCGCGGTGGGGACAACCGTGCCCGGCGGCGCGACCTTCCGAGAGGCGCATCTGGTGATGGAGATGTTGCACGACAGCGGCCTTGTGACATCCCTTGATCTGGTGGAGCTGAACCCGTTTCTTGATGATCGGGGCCGCACGGCGAACTTGATGGTGGACCTTGTGGCATCGCTGTTTGGGCGCCGCGTTTTCGACCGTCGGACCCACAGTCGCGCATAG